The genomic stretch gagtaagtgggtgagttatgaataatgcgtggtacttgtgagtcaaatcttgaggtgaagatgttatacttttgtgcttagtctattttaaatattcttggtgtgattaGTTAAAAGAATTATTTAAAAAGGTCATGTATacataaagtgtagtttgattgctcgaggacgagcaatagtttaagtgtggggtgttgattaTAGGCCATAATTCcatattttagtcgattattacattccaatttactgcactttgattgagtttgagctttaattgctAGTTTTTTGCATTAatggtgtgttttatgccttgtaggagtgatttcgagctatgtagatgttatgaaatgaattcaagtgatttggagctttgaagtctgagtaaaagtccAAAGAATTAAGCCAGGATCGTGTtcgggatcaacggatgatagttaagaacgaacgacgaatcgagtaggcatattgcatactgtctagtaaaatacacataatatttatctcagaactccatttgggctctacaatatatggttggcaagataactcaaagggctacaactttcatgttgtACGTCTTTTCAAATGCCAAACAGAACAGGGTGAAAAGTGCATATCACGTGCGAGGACACGCACTAGTTGCGCAAATGGGGCAGAACACTGGTCAATATGCGCGGCCCATCCGCAGTAGATCCACGGCCATGCACGTCAGTCAGGGAAAAGtgtcctttttcgcgtaggaggaggtataattgtttggcccaaccctacttggtatatatacatggaaaaaggGTATTTTGTgtacttttgacataatttagacctaaggaggctaaggagaccggggattcgacctaaggaggcaagaacacactaggaacAAGGCGAAGAATTCTTCTATGAGTTTtttacttccttcttcctatttccattattggttatggattctagtattgtagttttgcatactattatgaatagctaatttgttatctagggttttgacagaacctattggaggatgatttccATGTTACGTTAATTATAATATAGTTTTgtcgtagtattttctctatttgttcaattacgttattattgtggttggttgaagagctctcaatcgactgtgcctatttagtgtgtattactcgggagagagtgtatTTTTagatagttgttgaacaacatcactcctaacgtatatgagggatcaatacgaagggtttaaaggtgggattatgGGTAACGAAATCTTgggtgcgatccgagtgagccgtacttaatgccagctagcgtaatttgggagaatatgtctagaAAATTGTGGTAATTACTCAGGAGAAAGTTACGACAGTCAGgtcgctcatgatcggtagagaatactttggcgaatttatagaaaacgtagcgggaaggattccgataatagggaaaatcataactctagacctccttagtcttgtctctaacccttagcatctttagttgttaatttactattttaatttgttagttaattagttaaacacaagaattttaatatttataagttaggaattgttcaagtttgtcttcttggtgatattGAACAGCTATAGCTAATCCTTAGTTCTCTGtgagattcgactccggacttgtaaatcgAATTATATTTACAAcaaccgcttagtcctttttacaaggcatagttgggcgtgatcactaATCCTACTCGGGCTCAATTAGGAATTTCTATTATTCCTTATTTACTGCCTATATATACCTACTAAGTTCCaacgaaaaaaaaaatataactacATAAATCTCGTACTTTGATTCCCAATTCATCGTTTTCCATTGCTCTTGCCTCTTTCATTCAGTTTAATGTATAAATTCATGAGATGAAAAGGTTGAGATTATCATTAACAATGTCCCCTATGAACGTATCAAACATCATGCAATTTGAGCCAAGTTTTATGTTGGTTATGGATTCTTTCTCAGCTGCAATTGAAGCCTTCTCTGAACACCCACTTTGATCTTTTTTCCACTCACGTCACTCTTTTTCTCAATCTCTATATTTTCTTAAAGTCTGAATTTAAGTTACGATGAGTTACAGGGTACACAGAATTGAAGAGAAATCTCCATGTGATAGGTTCGTTAGATACAGTGACATGTTAGGTAGAGGGGCTTTTAAAGAGGTGTACCTAGGGATGCGTGGAACCAAATTGTTTTTCATGGAGAAGATGATGAAGCATTATTAAAAACACCAGAAAAGTTGTTCGTTGAGGTTGTTCTTTTTCATTCCTTAAACCATGAAAGGATTATGAAGTGTTTCTCTTATTGGTTCGATTTCGAGTCCAAAACCCTAAACATAATCAGAGAGTTATTCCTCTCAAGCAGTTTGAACAAGCATATGCTGAAGAGTAATAATGGGAGTTGTGCTGATCTGGGGAATATCAAGACTTGGAGCAGGCAGATTCTTGAAGGTTTGAGCTTTCTTCATGGACAGAACCCGAAGATTATCCATAGAGACATCAAGTGTGACAATATTTTTGTTCATGGTGGTGGGAAGGAGGTCAAGCTTGGAGATTTTGGGTTGGCGGTTCGTCTTATGGAGTGTGATTTCGCAAAGGAGGTTAAGGGTACGCCTCAATTCATGGCCAAGACAATGAATATGATGAACGGGTGGATATATATGCATTCAGGATGTGTCTTCTTGAGATGACTACTGGTGAATATCCATATGTGGAATGCAGCAATCCGGGGCAAATAATTAGGGAAGTGTATATCACTGGTGAAAAGCCTGCATCTCTTGGAAAGGTAAAAGACTCCAAACTGAAAGATATCATTGAGAAGTGTTTGCTTCCAATGTCTGTTAGGCCATCCGCTGAAGAGTTGCTGGAAGATCCATTCTTTCTGTACAAGTGTGGATCATCAACATTTGAGGCTTGTGGTTCTGCTGCTAGTTTTGTTAGGGGGTTACATTGTTGTGCTAGGAATATTAAGAATTTAGATTTGGTGTGATGATGATCGCAATATGCTTTCACACGTTCTAGTTTAGGATTAAGTTGTAATAGATTGGTTGATTCTTTGTTCAAGCATTCTCACGTGGAAAATTTTTTATAGTAGGCAGGAGCCTTTTATTTTCCATATTGTGTTACTAATTAGAGCTTAGTTGACTGTCTATCGAAAAAGTAATACAATCTTTGCAATTTACATTTATgaattcagcctccattgtagagcaggcaatacaagtttgtttggacgacttccaagatactgctcctccaccaatagtgaatacatatccattTATGGACTTCGAATCAgctgaaccggtgatccaatttgcatcacagtatctCTCAATCACTGCAgaatatttactgtagtgcaaagcaaagccCTGGGTATGttttaaatatcccaaaactcatttcattgacatccaatgagattgacctggattgctcgtatatcgactcaatttacttatagcacaagctatatctggtcgtgtacaattcatgatgtacattaagcaaccCAACATatgagcataatccaattgtgatatgctttggcctttgttctttgctaatgcaagattcacgtcaattggattctttgcaactttaaaacctaagtgcttgaatttttcaagtactgtcttaatataatgagattgtgacaatgccagaccttgaggtgtcttatggatcttaattcctagaattaaatcagcaactcccaagtctttcatatcaaacttgccagTTAGCATGcgcttagtcgcatttatgttggcaatgtcattactcattatcagtatatcatccacatataagcaaacaatgactatgtgatttggaacatttttaatgtacacacatttaacgcattcatttattttaaaactatttgacaatattgtttggtcaaattttgtaTGTCATTGTTTGgatgcttgttttagtccgtaaagggatttaacaagtctacataccttcttttctttacctggaaccactgtcacgaccctaaccccgaacctggtcgtgatggcgcctctcgtgaagacaaggccagtcaattagacccaattcactttttaaaacagttaaacaatataagAGCAGTCTAAACATGAATTAATGATAATAAGCAGCAcatatacaacccaacacagccttaaccggggtgtcataagtcacaagcatctactagggtgtaaatacaactgaaagcctggagtctacaaatacagactaatgaaatgaagagagagaaaagcagtgctgcgaacgccggcagctaccttactaaactctgatgactctgcctccgatcagccaaaacatacctgaatctgcacacaaggtgcaaggagtaatgtgagtactccaactcagtgagtaataagcataataatgactgagaataagaaatcacggaaaaACATAGAGTAATCTATAATACGGCAGTTTAAACAAGTactatgaaagcaataaaccaatggaaacaaAATAtggtaatgctacaacaaataagcagttacatgacagacatataaagaaaaAACAATCAACATatagaacggtaccctatagtacctgctgcggcgtgcagcccgatccatttatttatcgtcgacggcgctcactgggagtgtgcagactccggaaggggccccttacggcctaagcgcaatatcaagccatctcgtggcatcaaatctaggcactcggcctcatatcaatatcagtataacactgttgcggcgcgcagcccgatcccatggtatcctcacatctggcccttggccgtactcagtccgaaaatcatataggcccctcgggcaatagtaaaacaacatttctcagcccaaaacatcatttaatatatcattttagtttcaaaaccgagtaataatggctgagttataaaacgGTGAAAACGATacaactgagttcaagtagtaattcaaaatagtgataaaaactccctgaagggttcaattagttggcacgaagcccaaatatgacaatcaggcCAAACCAttatgataacaaataagcttcgaTCAATTACGTGGTAAAACatcactcgggatggaccaagtcacaatccccaatagtgaacgaccacgcgctcatcatcaagcgcatGCTCACCtcgatatagcactacgatgtgcaaatccagggtttcaaaccctcaggacatcatttacaatcattactcacctcgaactggctaaaacTCTAgccctccacgcgcgtcgaatctatttaaaatcagaacgaatacgtcacaatatgctaagggaacaaggccCAAGCAAAGGCAATCGAAAAgcaccaaaaatctcgaaattagcaaaacccgagccccgagcccacttctcaaaactcagaaatttttacattaacgggtttcttatctccccacgagttcaaccataccaattttaccaaaatccgacattaactcgaccctcaaatcctcaaattaaaccaagagagttttcaagatttttaccaactaaaatcaccaattaaatgttaA from Nicotiana sylvestris chromosome 12, ASM39365v2, whole genome shotgun sequence encodes the following:
- the LOC138883303 gene encoding serine/threonine-protein kinase WNK8-like, which gives rise to MLKSNNGSCADLGNIKTWSRQILEGLSFLHGQNPKIIHRDIKCDNIFVHGGGKEVKLGDFGLAVRLMEMCLLEMTTGEYPYVECSNPGQIIREVYITGEKPASLGKVKDSKLKDIIEKCLLPMSVRPSAEELLEDPFFLYKCGSSTFEACGSAASFVRGLHCCARNIKNLDLV